The following proteins are encoded in a genomic region of Strix aluco isolate bStrAlu1 chromosome 23, bStrAlu1.hap1, whole genome shotgun sequence:
- the POU2AF1 gene encoding POU domain class 2-associating factor 1 isoform X1 has protein sequence MHWQKSSAPEQQPQPRPYQGVRVKEPVKELLKRKRGNVHNASATAATTVVLPHQPLPAYSPMGQPCVDMDVAAPALPVADEGALCSGWISQPSPSSLQPLTQWTTYPDYVSHEAVNCPYTADMYVQPMCPSYTLVGPSSVLTYTSQPLITNFAPRSTTPAVVPQLEVTDQQPPLTYFPWAQPLSALPASTLQYQPASSTLSGPQFVPLPISIPEPAPQELEDARRVIGTLPIEKLLLEDEDNDTYVLNHALSVEGL, from the exons ATGCACTGGCAAAAAT cttctGCTCCAGAACAGCAGCCACAGCCTCGGCCCTATCAAGGCGTCCGTGTCAAAGAGCCAGTGAAGGAGCTATTGAAAAGGAAACGGGGAAATGTTCATAATGCCAGTGCAACGGCAGCTACAACG GTTGTTTTGCCCCATCAGCCACTTCCTGCCTATTCACCAATGG GCCAGCCTTGCGTTGATATGGATGTTGCTGCCCCTGCATTGCCTGTCGCAGATGAAGGAGCACTCTGTTCTGGCTGGATCTCCCAGCCCTCTCCCTCGTCCTTACAGCCTTTAACTCAGTGGACCACTTACCCTGATTACGTGTCCCACGAAGCAGTCAACTGTCCATACACAGCAGATATGTATGTTCAGCCTATGTGTCCCAGTTACACACTGGTGGGACCTTCATCTGTTCTGACTTATACTTCTCAACCGCTGATCACCAATTTTGCA CCCCGAAGCACCACCCCCGCTGTAGTGCCTCAGCTTGAGGTGACAGATCAGCAGCCACCTCTCACATACTTCCCATGGGCACAGCCCCTCTCTGCACTGCCAGCCTCCACTTTGCAGTACCAGCCAGCGTCTTCCACGCTTTCCGGGCCACAGTTTGTACCCTTGCCGATCTCCATTCCTGAACCAGCCCCCCAGGAGCTGGAGGATGCCAGACGAGTCATCGGCACACTGCCCATTGAGAAGCTGCTTCTAGAAGATGAAGACAATGATACGTATGTTTTAAACCATGCTCTTTCTGTTGAAGGGCTTTAA
- the POU2AF1 gene encoding POU domain class 2-associating factor 1 isoform X2, with amino-acid sequence MHWQKSSAPEQQPQPRPYQGVRVKEPVKELLKRKRGNVHNASATAATTVVLPHQPLPAYSPMGQPCVDMDVAAPALPVADEGALCSGWISQPSPSSLQPLTQWTTYPDYVSHEAVNCPYTADMYVQPMCPSYTLVGPSSVLTYTSQPLITNFAPRSTTPAVVPQLEVTDQQPPLTYFPWAQPLSALPASTLQYQPASSTLSGPQFVPLPISIPEPAPQELEDARRVIGTLPIEKLLLEDEDNDTSWSH; translated from the exons ATGCACTGGCAAAAAT cttctGCTCCAGAACAGCAGCCACAGCCTCGGCCCTATCAAGGCGTCCGTGTCAAAGAGCCAGTGAAGGAGCTATTGAAAAGGAAACGGGGAAATGTTCATAATGCCAGTGCAACGGCAGCTACAACG GTTGTTTTGCCCCATCAGCCACTTCCTGCCTATTCACCAATGG GCCAGCCTTGCGTTGATATGGATGTTGCTGCCCCTGCATTGCCTGTCGCAGATGAAGGAGCACTCTGTTCTGGCTGGATCTCCCAGCCCTCTCCCTCGTCCTTACAGCCTTTAACTCAGTGGACCACTTACCCTGATTACGTGTCCCACGAAGCAGTCAACTGTCCATACACAGCAGATATGTATGTTCAGCCTATGTGTCCCAGTTACACACTGGTGGGACCTTCATCTGTTCTGACTTATACTTCTCAACCGCTGATCACCAATTTTGCA CCCCGAAGCACCACCCCCGCTGTAGTGCCTCAGCTTGAGGTGACAGATCAGCAGCCACCTCTCACATACTTCCCATGGGCACAGCCCCTCTCTGCACTGCCAGCCTCCACTTTGCAGTACCAGCCAGCGTCTTCCACGCTTTCCGGGCCACAGTTTGTACCCTTGCCGATCTCCATTCCTGAACCAGCCCCCCAGGAGCTGGAGGATGCCAGACGAGTCATCGGCACACTGCCCATTGAGAAGCTGCTTCTAGAAGATGAAGACAATGATAC ATCCTGGTCCCACTGA
- the NFKBID gene encoding NF-kappa-B inhibitor delta: MRAYTLAAAERMKLLRRLDAKEHRGKTPLLVAVTARQPAIVYDLIQTGADVNAVDNKGQSALHLAATYGYAQVLQVILSLGFPLDLEMKDFEGHTPLHCAVLAHNVLLREQGCQMLTEEQQKDLQHQSEELESCIHLLVQTGASIYSRDVKSNKTVLHYTVQDGNISLLRYFLELNAFKSKDFVNNKAHGNTALHMAAALPRDKNQKEIIQLLLDHGADPSIRNLDNDQPIHMAPSGKAGDQVRHLLKKGKVASAFVSCRRNARS; this comes from the exons ATGAGGGCGTATACATTGGCAGCTGCAGAGCGCATGAAATTGCTGCGAAGACTTGATGCTAAGGAACACAGAGGAAAG ACTCCTCTGCTGGTGGCTGTCACTGCCAGGCAGCCAGCTATTGTCTATGATTTGATCCAGACAGGAGCAGATGTCAATGCTGTAGACAATAAAGGGCAGTCGGCTTTACATCTTGCTGCGACATACGGGTATGCCCAAGTTCTTCAG GTTATACTGTCACTAGGTTTCCCTCTCGATTTAGAAATGAAGGATTTTGAAG GCCATACCCCACTCCACTGTGCTGTTCTGGCCCACAATGTCCTGCTCCGGGAGCAGGGTTGCCAGATGCTGACggaggagcagcagaaagatcTTCAGCACCAGAGTGAAGAGCTGGAGTCCTGTATCCACCTCCTGGTGCAGACAGGAGCCTCCATCTACAGCCGG gatGTGAAAAGCAACAAGACTGTTCTTCATTATACAGTCCAGGATGGGAACATCTCCCTGCTCAGATACTTCTTGGAGCTGAATGCTTTCAAGTCCAAGGACTTTGTCAACAACAAG GCACATGGCAACACAGCTTTGCATATGGCAGCTGCATTGCCTCGTGACAAGAACCAGAAAGAAATCATCCAGTTGCTCCTTGACCACGGGGCAGACCCAAGCATCCGAAACTTAGACAACGATCAGCCAATCCATATGGCTCCTTCTGGAAAAGCTGGGGATCAG GTTAGGCATTTGCTGAAGAAAGGGAAAGTTGCGTCTGCATTCGTTTCTTGTCGCCGAAATGCCAGATCCTAG